The sequence tggcgatccacagtgtggactgacaaaagctgccccgtgcccagcggcagcatagcacgcctcaaccacttgCACTTAATGaaggtgggtgagggagcttccagcggaaggcttgagCCGCGcacgcgtctgcgtgacacgtggtagctccggacccctcccgagcagctagctgagccgagagctcacaggggtccggataggcacgtggaggtcccggacccacctgcgggggtccgggtccgcggccacatgtgctgagcatttccatctctgggacacgtggtgacaccggacccgtccccgagcgggaaacgggtccgggaccgttggtccggtgagatggagtcggacccgaGGGGTCCgactgctcagctccttagggcgtagttacggataactacgcgagtcttggcacagtaggagtgggtaccccagctgcagggtaccgacaatcaCGATTAGAGAAAACCAGGGGTTTTCCCTTGTTTATATAGTGTTGTAGGCTTGAGGCCGGGCTCTTAAATGGGCTGAGTTTGCCTCCCGATCAAAGGCAACTAATAGGGATTAATAATTGGATTATGATTGGGCCTTTTGGCCCAATTAGATCTTGATCGAGGTCAAtaattccaacattctcccccttgacgGAAGGTCAACAActtattttttataatattcAAAACATTGATGATGTGAAGGTGGATACACATGGATCAATAATCTCCCACTTAATCGAACAATCCTAATCTTAAACTCAAACGTTTGTTCGCCTTATGTTCACACTCAATACCATAGCAAAACCCATCAAATGAGTCATTGACAAACATTACAGAAATACCAGGACACCATTAACCAAAGTTCACTACAGTACTTCGATAGAACACTTAACTTATTTTGAGAGTTTAATTATTCGGCCTCATCCATAATCACATTTCAGGTTTATCATCAAATCTATGCTAATTTTCGCGAAAGTAGGATAAGAGATAAAACCCTCAATTAGTCATGTTGCTAGCAATTTTACTTAATGCATTAAAATGACTTGATCCTGGGACCCTTTATTCACAACATAATAGTTTAAATATCAATGTGCTTGACACCATCAACCAAAAGTTGTTACTTTAAGAGAATACTATTATTAAACAGCGACATTGATTCAAAACCAACATAATAGTACATTAATATTACCAGAATATATATATTGCACTTGCCTGCCTAAACATGCTATACAAAATTAGCCTTAATTATGCCAATTTTGTTTTAGAGCTTTCTGCAGAATTGCTCATATATGTAAGAGTGAAAGACATAAAACTAATTGTGCACATTTATATCCACACACTCTTACAAAATCTTGTCTGAATAGTACCTTAATTAAATAAGCATGTTATTATGGTATTTTTATCTTTTAACACCTTTTTCCATCGGACCTTCCCTGGACTAAAACTAATAAAGTTTTGTCAAGCATTCTGGCTTGTTATGCTAAGTCAATTACTTATAGGGCTTAGCATAGAGCTTCAAAACTGAAACTTTAGGAACGTCTTCCTATTTATTTTATTCTTAACTTTATTCTTATAACGAAATTTGCTATATCACGCAAACAAAACAGGCATGGCTGTGTATGCATTCACATGTTGTCACTTTAGAGTCTTTCTTAACATACGCCCTTTAGTGACAAATCCCAATACTCACTATCGTCTCATCTTAGTATTATTGTAGCAGATCCgtctaaattaaaccggcttaagtgcgctaactatcatcttaataaataatcaagtttccacgcacttaaaacggtgtaatccggcagtccgtcgggtaattcccgattaaactactgtactctaGGATCACATTTGCACTGAAGTCTCGcacaaagacgagcacaggtgatacaagcatacagaaaacctcaaattaatttacaacacgagttttacataaaaggtttgaatacaaacgacagagttcaaatacacagcggaagtttaaaaaccgagttcgaaatacaatacggtaacctcgacgacgatacaaggtgagcaCCACAttctgcccaccgatgtgatgccaacctgcccgatcttcacggggaagacgagGCCCACTCGatggtccacccaggaggaagcggatgtccaatccaggacgcacagacctcctcgaagtcagcggggacacaacctgctcaggagggttacaacaacaaccctgagtatactaatactcagcaaggcttacccgactatgggtatatttagcccattaactagacatgtaaagctttttggctctgaagttcttttgctgaaaggctgctagcagtgaatccttactttcaatattttagccccATTTAGTATatcaagtattaactaaattcgcctaagtaactagagcacacatggtggatcagGTTATCCTTCAGTAAACACAATCAACTGTTTCATTTCATTCCCACTTCcatcctttactacgatgtgacagagagatcaaggttctcttaTCCGAGAGagatggcgaatcgatccgattcaaccttgcaaggtggacctaactcatacgacacgtgaaaaccccgtcgggccacacacgtcaactgttcccttcgtcaccccgacgtctgaatcacgcctgccaaaacccgggtgaagggcccctcacggcgaactcccggagaacccggaggtgaCATAcattccaacacccgccatcatcccactcccagaataGCAGGttgcgattcaaagtatcgttgcaattcAGGTAAtaagcttaccggtttcgactacctcctactcctggcATGTGGTCAGTACTGTTCAAGCCTCGATCAATGTGCCAataacggtacggtcctcaaccgacacagacggacACTTACTTTCTATTCATTCCAAATTCTTACTTCAACTTGTCTCCGTCCGGTCtccacttttctttcttttcggGTTTATACTCGAGAACTTTAACAAGTAGCATAGCCCTATCTCTTGCGAGTGACCGGATATCACTTGACTGCTATCGCattcctacttagcaaagcatttctaatgCCACCTACAAGCTAGTAGAAACTCACAGGTACCTATAGAAATATGCaaactagggtttcatacaatTCCTATagacgtaaatgcacaattacATAGATAAACATGGAATACTAAAAGtaaaggttatgctccgggacTTGCCTTGCAaatcagcggggttagcgacttcttcAGAAGTGGGttcgactgcgtcctcctgctgctctcccgcttgcggctcctggatcggctcggcaatccgctcgtaggcgacttcggtttcagcatctacacgaataaaatatgccatgcatgagactcatgaaaagatgcaatgcaatgcaacacaCAATGAGAGGCACGGACCAAACTCTAAAAGCATTTACGGAGCAACCTCACAACTATGGTTACGACAGAAATGGTTTAGAACTAATGTGCAGTCTTTGGTTCTAATGCCTTTTAGcttgaagtgtttccttcaaaacaacagCTACTAAACTACTTAGGACGACTAATAGCACATCTAGAGCACAAGGAAAACATAAAACTACGGACATAAAATTAACTAACCACAAGAATAAGGGATAAATATTGAAGCTAGGAACTAATTAAAGATCAAAACTTAACATGCCACAAGGATCTGGTAGCACAACTTTTCTATCATGAAAAATTACTGATAAGGAGTgcataaataaattaccaacatttattgatatagaaaagtatttcttttagccctagaaTGGAAATCAAGCAATattagatccacaaacatgcacataagctatgcacctgaaaatttttcagtggactacacatacaaagagtaatctactgaataaatttcataatttttagagcaacagaacaaccggtattaaataaactagcttaaacaaaacccaaaatttTAGTAGGGGCAAAATTGACATTTCACAATCATGAGTTTTCATAGAAGATCTTGATCTAAgcaacccaacaaaatttagtttgcatttttcacatttttctatatttttctacaCATTTTTAAAGTTTTCAGCCGAAATAATAATTTCTGGAAAACAAAACGAAACAAAAAAGGGGGgttgacagccgggccccacatgccaGTGAGAGCTGAGCTCCCAGCGCCCTCCCTTGCTCTTGGCGCTGCTCTGCCCCGTCGTGGCCagggccggcgcgcggccaggcgggcgctcggcggcgcggcgctgccccgccggcagtggccggccggcggcgcggtgtgACCGAAGcgcggccagggcgccggggagcAGGGGCGCCCGCGGGGCAGGGTGACAGGGAGCGCGCGCGGGGCATGGCGGCGACGCACACGGGTAGGGGCAGCGGCGCCAcgttccccgccggcggcgaggccggccggcggctggcGGGGCTGGCCCTCAGCCAGGGGAGCCCGGCGGCCCCGGGGCGTGCGGCTGCGGCCCGCGAGCCCACACAGGGTGGCCCCGCGGcgtgtgccggcggcggcgggcggcggtcaCGGCGGCGTTCTGACGCCGGTGGCCGCGGAAACGAGGGGAAAAAGGGCCAGGGAGCAGGAGGGGCTTGCGGGGAAGCTCACCATGGGCTCGAATCGGGCGGTGGACGGCCGGAGAAGGGAGTTCGACgaagggggcggagctcggcgggaaCGACAATGGTGGCCGGCAGTTTGGAGCTCGATCCGGTCGGGTTTGGGCTCAATCGAGCTCGGGGATGGGTGGAGGAGTTGCGGGGCGAGGCTGCGCAGCTTGGGGCACGAGATATTGAGGCAGGGTGGCGAgaggtggccggcgcggcgagcgacgACACCTCTGCTCGAGCTCAGCTCCACGTGaacgcgaggaaggagaaggggatgAGGATGAGAAGCCTCCAGAGCTCGCAAACGGATAAGGCACGCGCGAAGGGCGAGGTTCGCCGGCGGTCACGACGCGTGGtggtcgccggcgctgtgccggtcgccggtatgggcgtcggggcGCGCACAGTGCAGCACAGGAGCAGCACAGTAATCATTTTGACTGAATTTTGACTCGTGTTTGACCGTCCGAATCTCAAATTTTGATatagaaacttgaaatttggccaaactaaaagttgtagaggaagagaagatctacaactttgcttttgggcgaaagttgatttggagctcggattagggagaaaaacgcGCTCAAAGTTCGATTAGAGTTAAGTACTAACGACGGTCATTAACCAGCTAATGACATTGCTTAGCCATAAACTGCGATTAAACACATAATTAGCGttacgattaacacaggggtgttacaattATGCTCCCCCAAAAACAAGGAACACATTCTTACTTTAGTCAGATTATGGAGAAAATATTCACCTTAGCGTATCAGGATAATTATTAATCCACCTTtactttataaaataaatcatAGTTACCCATGAACTTAGCATCTTAGTTTCCTTTGGAATCACGtttcaaaatttgtagatccATTACAGCCTATTGCCTTGACTCCATCAGAAAATTAACATGATATGAATTGTTCAAAATTCACATCCATTAATCTTAAAATAACTGAGGCTATTAC comes from Panicum virgatum strain AP13 chromosome 4K, P.virgatum_v5, whole genome shotgun sequence and encodes:
- the LOC120701907 gene encoding keratin, type I cytoskeletal 9-like, producing the protein MAATHTGRGSGATFPAGGEAGRRLAGLALSQGSPAAPGRAAAAREPTQGGPAACAGGGGRRSRRRSDAGGRGNEGKKGQGAGGACGEAHHGLESGGGRPEKGVRRRGRSSAGTTMVAGSLELDPVGFGLNRARGWVEELRGEAAQLGARDIEAGWREVAGAASDDTSARAQLHVNARKEKGMRMRSLQSSQTDKARAKGEVRRRSRRVVVAGAVPVAGMGVGARTVQHRSSTVIILTEF